The window TTAAAATGCCAAATAATGGGCTAAAATACTCTAAATCTTCTGTGATGATTTGAATAGATTGCGTATTTATCTTGATATTATTTTTTGATATATCATCATATAAGATTCTAAGTATTTCATCTTTTTTATTTTCTTTTAGGGAAATTGCTACATTTGAAAATATTTGTGATAGCTTTGTGATTTGGTAAGTGATAAGCCTATTAGTGCCAAAAGGTAAAATGCTCTTATTAGATCCCATTCTAGAGCTTTTGCCACCACACAAAACTACACAAGTTTTTTTAATCATACAAATTTTAAAATCCTAGCAAGAATATGTGCTTACAAATTCAAATGGATGTGGTCTAGCCTCCCATGGCCAAATTTCTGTTTCAAATTTATAAGCTTTATATGTTTGTAAAAATTCTTCACTAAACACATTTCCATATTTTAAAAACTCTCTATCTATAAGCATTTCTTCTATAGCACTTCTTAATGTATGAGGAAGTTGTTTTATATTTCGTTCCCTAATTTCATCAAGAGTTAATTCAAATAGATTTATATCCATAGGCTCGCCCGGATGAATCTTATTTGTTATACCATCTAAACCTGCCATAAGCAGTGATGCAAAAGCTAAATAAGGGTTACTTGAGCTATCTGGGAATCTAAACTCCATTCTCTTTGCTTTTTCACCGCTATTATATGGGATTCTAACACTTGAACTTCTATTTTGTGCAGAATATGAAAGAATGCTTGGTGCTTCAAATCCTGGAATAAGTCTTTTATATGAATTTGTAGAAGCATTTGTAAATGCAGCAATACTTCTTGCATGTTTTAAAACTCCACCTAAATAAAACAATGCTATATCACTTAAGCCTTGGTATTCTTTACCTGCAAAAAGATTCTTGCCACCTTTCCAAATACTAATATGTACATGCATGCCACTTCCATTATCTCCATATAGTGGTTTTGGCATAAAAGTCGCAGTTTTGCCATTTAGATGAGCTACCATTTTTACTACATATTTTAATTTTTGCACATTATCTGCTGCTTCTAACAAATCACCAAATTTTACACCTATTTCACCTTGAGCTTGTCCCACTTCGTGATGAACGACAAAAGTCTCTAATCCTACTTGATTTAGCACTTTTACCATTTCTGCTCTAATATCTACCATAGTATCAATTGGTGGAATTGGAAAATATCCACCTTTTGTCCCGCTTCTATGTCCAATATTGATACCACCTTCAAACTCTCTATCTCTATTCCATTCACCCTCTTCTGTATCAATCTCATAATATTGGCAATTTATTGTATCTTTCATTTTTATACTATCAAATACAAAAAATTCATTTTCTGGACCAAAAAAAGCAACATCACCTATACCTTGTTCTTCTAAATATTTGACTGCTTTTTTTGCAATACTTCTAGGACATTTTTCATATGGTTGATTTTTGTAAATATCCCAAACATCACAGAAAACTACAACAGTAGTATCTGCAGTAAAAGGATCTAAAAAATATCTAATTGGATCTGGTATAAGCAGCATATCAGATTTATTTATTGGTTGCCATGCTGGAATCGATGAAGCATCAATTAGCAATCCATTAAAACTTTCTTCATTAACAACATTCATAGAAAAACTGATATGATGCCAAGTTCCCTTAATATCAGTAAATCTAAAATCTACAAATTCAACTTCATTATCACTACAAAATTTAAAAAATTCCTTTATTGCATTTGTTTTATCTGCCATTTTATTCATATCAAGCTCCTAATTAAAGATTTGGAATCTTATAAAAGTTTAGTTTAATAAATAATAATTATTTGATAATAAAAAAATATTTTAGAATCTAAAATTATTCTTTAAACTTATCAATAATAACAGTAATACCGCTTGTAAGATTTCTAAAATATATTATATCTGGTGAATGCTCGTATATAAAATCATTTCCACCAAAGCTAAATTTCTGTGCTATTACGCCATTTGCATTTAGACTTTTTCCAATACCATCAAAAATATCTTTTTTGCTTAATATTTCTTCAAATAAAGTATCATAGCCAACATCACCAAAAAAAGCTTTGCTAGCAACCCATTTTGGAGCACAATCATCAATAAAGCAAATTTCTCTTTCTTTTATGATAAATTTACCTATTGATTTGCCAAGTTTAAATAATTCAAGAGTGATTTCTGGAGTAAGGCTTAAAAGCCCAAAATCATAAAAACTAATATTTTTACTTTTTATCAAAACTAATTTTAAATCTTTTTGATCGATTCTTGTTTGCTCCTTTGGTAAAGATGGAGTTCCACAGGAGCTAAATAAAATACCAAAAAAAATGATCAATAAAAGATTTTTCATAGTCTATATTTTATACATCACTTAATATTTTATGCCATATTTTACCATCTAGTTTTAATTCCATAGTAATTTGGCATAATCCATCTTTATAAACAGTCTCAATAATCTCTGCATTTTTTATAAGTGCTTCGACTTTTGTTTTTACAACAGAATTAATTAATACCATATCTCTAACTGTATCTTGTGCATTTAAGCGGATTCCATACATTTTTTCACCAATTTGTCTATAAGCATCAATGATTGCTGCTCTTTTTGCAAGAGCCAATGCTTGAGATGGCGAGATTGTAGATTCTGGTGCAACACCCATTCCAACAGCACTTAGTTCTATTGTATTATCTGGTGTTAAAATCGGTGCATTTTGAATCATATTTTTATCATCACTATTTGGTTTTGGTTGCACAGGTAGAGTAGAATTCTGTGGTAAAGATTGAGTGTATGGAACTACTTCATTTGGTGCAATATAATTTGGCATATAATCATTTCTTTGATCTCTAATATAAACATCAACACTTGGATTGTTTGGAACAATCTCACTTTGAGGCAAATTATTTTGTGCTTGCGGTATATTTGGAATATTAGCTTCTCCAACATTCAATCTATCTATATTCATTACTCTACCATTATCATGCGTTAGCATATTTGGAGTATATGGATCTTTAAGTGGTGGATATACTGGTGCCTCTATTGGAGAATAATTTGCAGATGGTGGTATCATTGAAGTATCACCTTCTTCGCTAAATGCAGCACAACCTGACATTAATATTAAAAAACTTGTCGCTATCCCTATTTTAATCTTTGACATATCCTTAACCTCGTATTTCTAAAATTTTGAAACATTAAAGCAAATTATATTCCATTATCAATCAAATCTCACTAAATTACCTTGTTTTAATAATACTATTTTATCTTGAATCTCTCGTAATATCTTTGTTTTTTCCTCATATGATATTTTTTTATCTAATTTAATTATTTTCATTTTTTTTGTATATTTACTAATGATAAACAAACGCAATTGATTTTTAAATTTCTCATCATCTAAAGCGATAATAGAAT of the Helicobacter sp. MIT 99-5507 genome contains:
- the glnA gene encoding type I glutamate--ammonia ligase yields the protein MNKMADKTNAIKEFFKFCSDNEVEFVDFRFTDIKGTWHHISFSMNVVNEESFNGLLIDASSIPAWQPINKSDMLLIPDPIRYFLDPFTADTTVVVFCDVWDIYKNQPYEKCPRSIAKKAVKYLEEQGIGDVAFFGPENEFFVFDSIKMKDTINCQYYEIDTEEGEWNRDREFEGGINIGHRSGTKGGYFPIPPIDTMVDIRAEMVKVLNQVGLETFVVHHEVGQAQGEIGVKFGDLLEAADNVQKLKYVVKMVAHLNGKTATFMPKPLYGDNGSGMHVHISIWKGGKNLFAGKEYQGLSDIALFYLGGVLKHARSIAAFTNASTNSYKRLIPGFEAPSILSYSAQNRSSSVRIPYNSGEKAKRMEFRFPDSSSNPYLAFASLLMAGLDGITNKIHPGEPMDINLFELTLDEIRERNIKQLPHTLRSAIEEMLIDREFLKYGNVFSEEFLQTYKAYKFETEIWPWEARPHPFEFVSTYSC